The genomic interval TAGTTTGTTTTTTGTAGGATACGTCACCCGTCATATAAGTATTCGGGACTTTTCCTTCTTCAATAACGGTTGAATAATTTGTTGACATAAATTTACTTATTTTTTTGAGATTGACTATATTAAAAACAACTTATCTAATTCATTATCAGAATTATAAACTAAATTTTAAAAAGCTAGAATCCGCTTTATGAAGTAGTAATTTAGTTTTTCCAAAACTGATAAATTATTTCAGCGTTGTAATTTCAAGGCAAAATTAGGTCAACATGACTTTCTGAAAATAACAATATTCAAACAAAAAATTATGAAATTGAAACAATTTACACTCGAAGCGATTTTGGAACTGTGCCTGTAAGTCTTTTAAAATAATTATTGAAATAACTCGGATATTCAAATCCAAGTGAATAACCAATATCCGAAATACTCCAATCTGTATGTTGCAACAAAGCCTTTGCTTCATTAATAATTCGTTCTGTAATATGCGCCGTCGTCGGTTTTCCTGTGACTTCTTTTACCGAACGATTTAAATGGTTAACATGTACAGCAAGACTTTGCGCATAATCTTGAGGTGTTTTTAATGCCAAAGGTTCGTTTTTAGTTTCTATCGGAAATTGTCTTTCTAACAATTCTAAGAATAAAGAGGTAATTCTAGAAGAGGCATTTTTATGTTTAAAGAAATTTTCTGAAGGCTGCATTTTCATCGATTCATGAATAATCAAGTTGACGTAACTACGCATTAAATCGTCTTTAAAAACATAATCTGTTTCATATTCTTTAATCATTTTTTGAAACAAAGAATCTATAAAAAGCTTTTGTTCAGCATTTAAAGAAAAAATTGGCGTTCCTCCTATTTTAAATAAAGGCGATTCATGAAGTGTTTCAGAACGGTCTTTTGCTCGTAGAAATTCTTCTGTAAAAACACAGGCATAACCTTCATAACCTTCAGAAAGCGTTTCCCAAGAATACGGAATAATCGGATTGCCGAAAAACAAAATTGTTCCGTCAGTTTCAATTCCGCGATCTGCGTATTGTATAAGACTTTTGCTAGTATTGATACAGATTTTATAAAAATCTCTACGACTGTAAACGGGAATCTTACTTTGATCTCCGTTTATTTGATACACTTTAAAGCCTTTCAGTTTTAAATCTGAAGTAAAATCGCAATTCTGAGTTTCTGTTTGATTATTCATTTTGCAAAGTTATGAAAATCAAACAATATTATTTTGTTATTTTTTTGTTTCAGGTTTCAGGTTTAACGCGACGCATAAAACTTGAAACCTGAAACCTGAAACTATTTTAAACTCAAACTTCCAGCTTTTAATCCTTTCGCGGAAGCGGATAAAATAACTTCTTTGGCATTTTCATCTTTTTGAATAATGATTTGAGCATAACCATTAAAAAGTTTTCTTTTCCAAGATTCTGCTGGTGTTATTACTTGAATAATTCCTGGATCGGTATTCATAACATCCCAATCTTTTATTTTTTGTGAAGGCGTTGCTGCAATATGAATCGTATTTTTTCCTTCTTTTAAAATTGATGAACTTAGAATATATTTCTGAGAATCTTCTGCACTTGGTTCTATTTTATTTCCGTTAATGAAAACTATAGCTAGAATACCAATTTTCTTGTAAAAGAAACTCACAACATTTGAAGCCGAATTGTTTTTCAAATCAAATTCTCCTTTATAAATATAAGATGGCGTTTGTTTTTTATAATCTCGATCTTTAAAAGCTTCCGTCCATTCGTTCTCAGAATAATTTGGCAATTGCTGAGGCAAAGAAACAGTATTAACTTTTTGTTCTTTAAAATTACTTATAGCAACCAAAGCAATGTCATCAATAAATTGATCGCTTTCCAGCGAAGTTGGATCGCCATTTCCTACTCCTAAAATTTTACCGCCTTTTATAGAAAACATAATTTCATCATTTGCCGTTGGAACATGAATACTATTTTTGTCAGTAACTTCGACTGTTATTACAGAAACATTTCCTTTCAAAATATTTTCTTTATCTAAAGACAATTTGATATTTTCTGCTTTCCCAGTCGTTTTTTGAGTTTCTGTCAAAACTTTTTTACCGTTTTTATAACCAACAGCTTCCAAAGTTCCAGGTGCGTATTTTACTTTCCATTCTAAATGTCCGTTTTGTTCCATTTTCTTTTTTCCTAAACTTTTTTTGTTTAGAAAGAGCTCTAATTCATCACAATTAGAATAGGCCCAAACGTCTATTTCTTTGCCTTCCATTCCACTCCAATTCCAATGTGGCAATAAGTGCAAAACGGGTTCTTTTCCCCACCAAGATTTCAGATAAAAAACATTGTCTTTAGGGAAACCGCAAACATCCATCATACCAAAATACGATGTTACAGAAGGCCAGTCGTAAGGCGTTGGTTCTCCGCGATAATCAAAACCTGTCCAAATAAACATTCCTGCCAAATAAGGTCTTTCTGCGTAGAATTCCCAACCTTCTTCAATACTGTAAAAAGTCGGTCGAGGTTTTTTATCGTAAGCGCTTTGATAGTGTTTCGCATCATCAGTAAAATAAATTCCGCGCGTTGCAAAAGTCGAACCTTCTTCTGTTCCCATTCCTGGCTGATTTTTAAACTGATTTCTGTGCGCATCAATATCGCCGTTTCCGAGATAATTATAACCCATAATTTCAACCACAGAAGATATTCCACTTTTAAATCCGCTGCTAATTCCCACCGTTACAGGTCTTGTCGGATCAATGCTTTTGCTGAAATCCTGCATAATATTGGTAATTCTTTCGCCAATAATTCCGCCTTCTATTTGCCATTCTTCATTTCCAACCGACCAGCAAAAAATACTTGGATGATTTCGGTCGCGC from Flavobacterium sp. YJ01 carries:
- a CDS encoding helix-turn-helix domain-containing protein, which gives rise to MNNQTETQNCDFTSDLKLKGFKVYQINGDQSKIPVYSRRDFYKICINTSKSLIQYADRGIETDGTILFFGNPIIPYSWETLSEGYEGYACVFTEEFLRAKDRSETLHESPLFKIGGTPIFSLNAEQKLFIDSLFQKMIKEYETDYVFKDDLMRSYVNLIIHESMKMQPSENFFKHKNASSRITSLFLELLERQFPIETKNEPLALKTPQDYAQSLAVHVNHLNRSVKEVTGKPTTAHITERIINEAKALLQHTDWSISDIGYSLGFEYPSYFNNYFKRLTGTVPKSLRV
- the galA gene encoding beta-galactosidase GalA, yielding MKTTFTQKAILLFFLFLLLPISAQNKSARELILIDKDWRFSFGHLYDTKKDFGHAEGYFSYLTKTGFGDGPAASGFDDRAWRKLDLPHDWAVEQPFSESASFSHGFKAAGKNFPEKSIGWYRKKITIPNSDLGKIISLKFDGVFRNSKVFFNGFYLGTEQSGYNGFEYDVSAYVNYGGENTISVRVDASMEEGWFYEGAGIYRHVYLQKTNPIYVKTNGTFITSEIKGTNAEITAEVSIENKGNSKGDLEIIQTIFDASNKQISTNSEKNNTPEFYKTSKYISKLNVKNPLLWDVDNPNLYRLVTKIRQNGKVIDIYETSFGIRTIKFDPENGFFLNGKPLKLKGTNNHQDHAGIGTALPDEIQYYRIKKLKEMGSNAYRCSHHPPTPELLKACDELGMLVIDETRLMGINDYHLNDLKRMMERDRNHPSIFCWSVGNEEWQIEGGIIGERITNIMQDFSKSIDPTRPVTVGISSGFKSGISSVVEIMGYNYLGNGDIDAHRNQFKNQPGMGTEEGSTFATRGIYFTDDAKHYQSAYDKKPRPTFYSIEEGWEFYAERPYLAGMFIWTGFDYRGEPTPYDWPSVTSYFGMMDVCGFPKDNVFYLKSWWGKEPVLHLLPHWNWSGMEGKEIDVWAYSNCDELELFLNKKSLGKKKMEQNGHLEWKVKYAPGTLEAVGYKNGKKVLTETQKTTGKAENIKLSLDKENILKGNVSVITVEVTDKNSIHVPTANDEIMFSIKGGKILGVGNGDPTSLESDQFIDDIALVAISNFKEQKVNTVSLPQQLPNYSENEWTEAFKDRDYKKQTPSYIYKGEFDLKNNSASNVVSFFYKKIGILAIVFINGNKIEPSAEDSQKYILSSSILKEGKNTIHIAATPSQKIKDWDVMNTDPGIIQVITPAESWKRKLFNGYAQIIIQKDENAKEVILSASAKGLKAGSLSLK